One genomic segment of Protaetiibacter intestinalis includes these proteins:
- a CDS encoding biotin--[acetyl-CoA-carboxylase] ligase yields the protein MSFDRSREVVAALYELASSSSTNSELAARADREGLPHLTVMLTRYQSAGRGRLGRSWTAPPGASLASSVLLRPLLPDGTTPTPDRLGWIPVIAGVSMAEAVAGVLPGRGVGFKWPNDVLVDGRKLCGVLAELLPQSTGVVIGAGLNTRMSVEELPVPTATSLAIEGVAVDDAVEDLVLAAYLEGVRDRVARYLAAGGDAEASGIRAQARARCLTLGRAVRIELPDGAELVGTAVDLDADGRLIVADRDGLARSVAAGDVTHVR from the coding sequence ATGAGCTTCGATCGGAGTCGCGAGGTGGTCGCCGCGCTCTACGAGTTGGCGTCCTCGAGCTCGACCAACTCGGAGCTCGCGGCGCGCGCCGACCGGGAGGGGCTGCCCCATCTGACGGTCATGCTCACCCGTTATCAGAGCGCCGGCCGGGGGCGCCTGGGTCGCTCCTGGACCGCCCCGCCCGGGGCCAGCCTCGCGAGCTCGGTGCTGCTGCGGCCCCTGCTCCCCGATGGCACGACGCCCACCCCCGACCGGCTCGGCTGGATCCCGGTGATCGCGGGGGTCTCGATGGCGGAGGCGGTCGCCGGGGTGCTCCCCGGGCGCGGTGTCGGGTTCAAGTGGCCCAACGACGTGCTCGTCGACGGCCGCAAGCTCTGCGGTGTGCTCGCGGAGCTGCTGCCGCAGAGCACGGGGGTCGTCATCGGTGCGGGGCTCAACACGCGCATGTCCGTCGAGGAGCTCCCGGTGCCGACCGCCACCTCGCTCGCGATCGAGGGGGTCGCCGTCGACGACGCCGTCGAGGACCTCGTGCTCGCCGCCTACCTCGAGGGGGTGCGCGACCGGGTGGCCCGCTACCTGGCGGCGGGCGGCGACGCGGAGGCCTCCGGCATCCGCGCCCAGGCGCGCGCCCGCTGCCTCACCCTCGGACGCGCGGTGCGCATCGAGTTGCCGGACGGTGCGGAGCTCGTGGGCACGGCGGTGGACCTGGATGCCGACGGCCGGCTCATCGTCGCCGACCGTGACGGGCTCGCGCGGTCTGTCGCGGCGGGCGATGTGACCCACGTGCGTTAG
- a CDS encoding polyprenol monophosphomannose synthase gives MPSARARPAGRVLVVTPTYDERENLAATLAALRRNAPDADVLVVDDASPDGTGELADEAAAADPRIHVLHRAAKDGLGRAYLAGFAWAREHGYDTVVEFDADGSHPAEALPAMLEALAEPGVGLVIGSRWVAGGRLVDWPASRRRLSKTANAYARVMLRLPVRDVTAGYRAYRSEVLAAIADQVVDSRGYCFQIDLTIRTADAGWGIREVPITFSERRAGVSKMTGAVVAEAMWRVTAWGIARRLRGRRPLPDGQGHGPGVVADAQRPGPEGDG, from the coding sequence ATGCCGTCCGCGCGAGCACGCCCCGCCGGGCGCGTCCTCGTCGTGACCCCCACCTACGACGAGCGCGAGAACCTCGCCGCAACGCTCGCGGCGCTTCGCCGGAACGCGCCGGATGCGGATGTGCTCGTCGTCGACGACGCGAGCCCCGACGGCACCGGCGAGCTCGCCGACGAGGCCGCCGCGGCCGACCCGCGCATCCACGTGCTGCACCGCGCCGCGAAGGACGGTCTGGGCCGCGCCTACCTCGCCGGCTTCGCCTGGGCGCGCGAGCACGGCTACGACACCGTGGTCGAGTTCGACGCCGACGGCTCCCACCCCGCCGAGGCGCTCCCCGCGATGCTCGAGGCGCTCGCCGAACCGGGCGTCGGGCTCGTGATCGGCTCGCGCTGGGTCGCCGGCGGGCGGCTCGTCGACTGGCCCGCGTCCCGACGCCGGCTGAGCAAGACCGCCAACGCCTACGCGCGCGTCATGCTGCGCCTGCCGGTGCGCGACGTCACCGCCGGCTACCGCGCCTACCGGTCCGAGGTGCTCGCCGCGATCGCCGATCAGGTGGTCGACTCGCGCGGCTACTGCTTCCAGATCGATCTGACGATCCGCACCGCGGATGCCGGCTGGGGCATCCGCGAGGTGCCGATCACCTTCAGCGAGCGCCGCGCGGGCGTCTCGAAGATGACCGGCGCCGTCGTCGCCGAGGCGATGTGGCGGGTCACCGCCTGGGGCATCGCGCGTCGCCTCCGGGGACGTCGACCACTCCCGGACGGCCAAGGACACGGCCCCGGAGTTGTCGCCGATGCACAACGCCCCGGCCCGGAAGGTGACGGATAG